In Methanobacterium sp., the DNA window GTTATATCTTTCTTAATTGGGGGAAGTCATTAAAATAAAGTTAAAAATGAACTTTAAAAATTAAAATTTCTATTTTTAATCAATATCAATGCCATACACTTTTTTTACAGTTTCAACATGGATTTTATAAGCATCATCTTCAGTCATTGTTTCATTCCTTAAAAGTTCATTGGTACGTCTTGGAACTGTTTTTGGACCGAGAACTGCACCTGGACGACTTTTCATATCCAGATAATCTGTTTCCATCAAAAAACCATTTCCTTTTTTTAAACCTTTGGTAACAACATCTCTTGTTGCAATTAAAGAGGGTGTTAAACTATGGTTCTCTTCTTTATTGACTAATGGGCCCGAAAAATGTTTTATAACTTTATATCTGGCTAAACCGGCTTTATCTGCTATTTCTGCAAATTCTAAAAATTGTTCTTCAGCAGCACTTTCTGTGTGGAGCTGTATGGCACAATCAGCATCTGCTGCAAGTTCCATTGCATATAAAATAAGATTATTATGTATTTGAAGCTCTTCAGGAGAAACTTCATAATGTGGCCGTCCAATTTCACCAATTCCAATGGCTTTGCCTTCTGTAATTAACATTTGCGCAGTTTTAAATGCATCTTTCATCATTTGTTCTGCTTTTTTAAGTTTTATCCCTTCTTTTATGAGTCTTGAAAGTTCTGCTGGATGGGCACCCACAACAGCAAAAGCACGTACATCTGTATTTTCATTTATTTCATTTACATATTTAATAACAAGTTCCATTGCATCTTTGAAGCTGCATGATTTCCCCACTGTCCATGTTGGCTTGTTGGGAATGATCATCACATTTCCGCCAGCTCTCCGGAATTTTTTTGCAACCTCCAGTGGTCCTTCGCCATTAATAGGATCAACATGTATATGATTGTCTGTTATTATGATATTTTCCATTGAATTACCTCAAATTAAATTTATGATAATATTCTATTGTTTAAAATATTTAATCTGAACTTAATTAATTCAAAATAAAATTAAGAAAAATAATAATAATGAAATTAATAGTTTTAAACTTTTTAAGGGCTTATCCGGAGTATCCTTTATCTTTGGCATTGATGCGACCATCGCCTCCGCATGCTTCACATGTAAACTTACCTACGCCATTACATGATTGACAAACACTATTTCCATCTTTACCTGTTCCATTACAGAGTGCACATAACTCCTTACCTGAACCATTACAAACAGGACATATTGTTCCTTGAGCATTTGCAGTACTATTACTCTTTTGAGTCATATTGCCTGAAATATTAGAACTCCCATTTGACATGTTTAATTTAATGTCTGTTGATGGTTGAAAAACAATATAACCTACAATGGCAATTATTAATATTATTACAACTATTAATCCTATATTTCTGGTTTTATCATCCATTACTTCACATCCATTAAATATAGTAACTGTTTTGACGACTAAAAATATATTATTTGTTATTTAAATTTTATAGAAAGAATAATAAATAGAAAAAATAAATATATTATTGATCTATAAATTTATCCTATTACTAATTTTTATTTAAAATTTATATCAATATTTAAATTAGATTTGATCTAATGCCTTTTTAAAAACATCAAATGGAGGATTAATATCTGTCCATATTTTAAATGATGCCATGCCCTGATAAATCAACATTTTAATTCCAGATAATGGTATTGCTCCAGCTTTTTGAGCCTCAACTAATAATCCTGTTTTAAGAGGATTATAAACAAGATCATTTACAACCAGATTTTCATGCATCATATTGGACTTAACTAATGGCTCTTGATCAATATTAGGATACATCCCAATAGGGGTGGTATTTATTAGAATATCTGCATTTAAAAGATGATTTTCAAGCTTTTTACCAAGACCAATACATTCCACATTTCCATCAAGCTTTTCAATAATATCTTTTTGAAGATCTAATGCATTTTCTGGAGTTCTATTTGCAATCACCAGCTTATCAGCACCATTTAATAATATTTGGAAAGAAACTGCCCGCGCTGCACCGCCTGCACCTAATACGACTATTTTTTTATTTTTAACACTTTTTATTTCTTCAATAGCATTTACAGCACCGATACCATCTGTATTATAACCTTTTGCATGATCACCAGTGAATTTTATGGTGTTTACTGCCCCAATAAGTTCTGCTGCAGTATCAAGTGAATCTAAATATTTTATTACATCTGTTTTGTGTGGGATTGTTACATTAAGTCCTTTTATATTTAAAGACTTTGCACCCATTATTGCAGTACTAAGCCTATTTTTATCCACTAAAAAGGGTATATAAACATAATCCATGTTTAAATATTTAAAAGCAGCATTATGCATTATGGGGGACATACTGTGTTCTACAGGGTTGCCTATTATTCCTACAACATTTGTTTTACCAGTTATCATGCTATCATCTAAATTAAATTATAGAATACTTTATATTTATTGATTAATTAAAGATTAATGGTAATTAATGAAATAAATTAATAAAAATAAAATAATTAAATCAATATGACTGAATAGTGACTTTGTGCAAAATCTTTGATTGCATATTCAGAATGTAATAAGCTTTATAAGGCTCAGCTCATGATTAAATCAGATTTAAACTTTTTAAATCACTTAAAAATGTTAGGGGAGATATAATGCCTGTAAAACAGAGGTTTGTTTTGGATACAACTGCATTTACAGATAATAAGCTTAGAGATGAATTTGGGGAAGGCCAACTGACAAATACTGCTAATTTTTTAATAGATTTAATTGCAGAATCAAGAATAAAGCTTAATATGAGCTGTCACATGCCTCCAATTACTTATAAAGAACTTGTAGATTATCTGGGAAGGTATGAATGTCCTGAAGAGGTGCTGGTAAAGGCTGAAACATGGATTGTAAAAAAATCTCCCAATAGATATGATACTAAAATACCCTCAGAAATATTCTATGAGTATGTGCAGGACATGAGAGAAAGAATGAACAAGGGCATGAGAATATCTGAGAATGCAATATGGGAGTCTGCTGCAGAGTCCATGGTAATGTTATCTAGAGGCGAAAAAAAGTCAGATATTGAATTAAATATTGTTGGAAATGCAATAAAAGACTTTAGAAAAAAATATCGGGCAGCTTTAAGGAAAGGAACTCTTGACAGCGCTCCTGATCTGGATGTTTTGCTTCTTGCCAAAGAATTAGGTGCAGGGGTTGTAGCAGCTGATGAAGGAATAAAAGTTTGGGCTGAAAGACTTGGACTAAGATTTTTAAGTGCTAAATCATTTCCAAAGATGGTAAATGAATATTTAAAGTATTATGAGTTGAAAAATCCTTAAAACTCAACCTTTTTTTAAAGATTAATCCCAAATTATTTTAAATAAATTTTATAAATACTTATGAGTATTGAAAAACTGTCATTTTCAAATTAATAACAAATAAAAAAATTTATTCTGATTGGACTGATTAAAATGGAAATATCAAGACCCCGAGGAACACGCGATTTTCTATCTAAGGAAATGAAACAGAGAAAACACGTAGAAAACACACTAAAAAAAGTATTCGAAAATTATGGGTATGGTGAAATAAAAACACCAATATTTGAAGATTTAACACTTTTTACTGAAAAATCAGGAGAAGCAATTAAAGAAGAAATATATCACTTTAAAGACAAGAAAAAAAGAGATTTAGCTCTTAGACCTGAGCTTACAGCTCCTGTCGCACGACTTTATCTTAATGAACTTCAAAAACATGTAAAACCAATAAAAATGTACTATTTTGGGAGTTGTTTTAGGTATGAACGGCCTCAAGCAGGTAGATTTAGGCAGTTCTGGCAATTAGGCTGTGAACTAATTGGAGGGAAATCTCCAGAAGCTGAAGCAGAAGTTATAACTATGGCTGCACACTGCCTTGACGAAATTGGCCTGAAAGATTACGAATTCCATATCGGAAGCTTAGGCATCATCAGAAGTCTATTAAACGACGCAGGCATTTCTGGGGAAGAACAGGGACAAATAATGGGTTTAGTAGATAAGGGTGATGTCGAGGAACTTCAAAAGTTTTTAAATAATATGGAAACTTCTGCATCACTTAAAGAAATTCTATTACAGCTAATTGAAATTAAGGGACATAATGAAGTGATAGATGAAGTTAAAAATATTATTAAAAATTGTGACGAGGCCTATAATGCATTAAATGACCTTGAAAACTTATTAAACCACCTTGAAGCATTTGGGTTTTCTAATTACATTGTAAATATGGGAATAGCACGTGGACTGGATTATTACACTGGAATTGTATTTGAAATTTATGTACATGGGCTGGGAGCACAAAAACAAATAAGTGGTGGAGGAACATATAATTTAATAGAAATATTTGGCGGTGAGCAAGTTGAATCCACTGGATTTGCATTTGGCTTTGACAGGGTTATGGAAGCCCTTAAAAAGCAAGATGTGGTGATTCCAGTTGAAAATAATGTAGATGTATTTGTTGCCCCATTTTCAGATGATATGAGGAAAGAATCATTTAAAATAACTCAAAATCTAAGAAGGAACGGAATTTCGGCAGATGTAGACCTTGCAAGGAAAAAAATCAAAAAAGTTTTAGCATATGCAGATAATTTAGGAGTTAAATATGTTGTTTTGGTTGGTGCAAGGGATATTGCAGATGGAAAAGTAGCTTTGAAGGATATGGAATCTGGAGATCAGGAATTAATCGATCTTGACAGATTATCTCAAGAATTAATGGATAAGATCCAGGGATGATTATTATGGATATTGGAGAATCTAATTTAAATTTCAGGCATAAAATAGGGGATCAGGACCTTATTATAGCCATAGCTCAAGATTATAAAAGCAATAAAGTTCTTATGGTGGCTTATATGAATCGTGAAGCTTTCCAAAAAACAGTAGAAACCAAAAAAGCCCATTATTGGAGTACGTCACGCCAAAAATTATGGCTTAAAGGTGAAAGCTCCGGAAACTTCCAAAATGTTAAAGAAATTTATGTTGACTGTGATGAAGATGCAGTCCTTATAAAAATCAGCCAAAAAGGCGGCGCTTGCCATGAAGGGTATGAATCATGTTTTTTCAGGAAACTGGAAAATAATAAGTTAGAGGTAGTTGGAAAAAAGGTTTTTAACCCTGATGAAGTTTATAAAAGCTAAATAAATAAAATTAATTAATTCAAGGAGTAGGAGAGAAAATAAATGAGAATAGTTCCAGATACCAGCGTAATTGTAGATGGGAGAATAACCAAAATAGTTCAAAAAGAAGAATTTAAGGGTTGTGAAGTTGTAATCCCTGAAGCAGTTGTATCTGAATTAGAAAATCAGGCTAACAGGGGAAGAGAAACAGGATTCAACGGTTTAGAAGAATTAAAGAACTTACAGAATTTATACAGTGAAGGTGCCATTGATTTAATTTATGTTGGGAAAAGACCAACACTAGAGCAGATATCTCTTGCAAGAGGCGGAGAAATAGATGCTATGATAAGAGATACGGCTCAAGATAATGAAGCAACATTAATAACAAGTGATAAAGTCCAGACAGAGGTTGCAAAGGCACAGGGACTTGATGTAATGTATATGCAACCTGAAATGCTGGAATATAAAGACCTGGAACTAACTAAATTTTTTGATGAAAATACAATGTCTGTCCATTTAAAGGAAGATGTAATTCCAATGGCCAAGAAAGGAACTCCTGGAAACATTAAACTTGTTAAAATAGGTTCTAAACCCATTAAATATCATCAAATAGAAAGTATGGCCCGAGAAATTGTAGAAAGAACAAAAAGTGATTTTAAAAGTTTTATTGAGATAGAAATGGAAGGCGCAACTGTTGTTCAATTTAGAGAATACAGGATATCCATTGCTAGACCTCCATTTTCTGATGGATTTGAAATAACTGTAGTGAGGCCAGTTGCAAAAGTATCTTTAAGTAATTACAGGCTTCCAGATAAACTTATTGAAAGATTAAGGGAAAGAGCAAAGGGAGTATTAATTGCAGGACCTCCTGGAGCCGGTAAAACCACATTTGCTCAAGCTATTGCAGAATTTTACAGCAGAGACTTAAATTCCGTTGTTAAAACAATGGAATCTCCAAGAGACCTTCAAGTTGGAGCAGAAATAACTCAGTATGCACCATTAGAACGTAGCATGGAAAAAACAGCAGATATACTGCTTTTAGTCCGTCCAGATTACACTATTTATGATGAATTAAGAAAAACAAGGGATTTCAGGATATTTGCAGACATGAGGCTTGCAGGAGTGGGAATGATAGGTGTTGTGCACGCCACAAGACCAATAGATGCAATTCAAAGAGTAATTGGAAGGGTAGAGCTTGGAATAATTCCCTCAATTGTTGATACAACCATATTCATTAATGAGGGGAATGTTGCAGCAGTCTACGATGTTTCTCTTACAGTAAAAGTTCCAAGCGGAATGTTAGAAGCGGATCTTGCAAGGCCAGTCATAGAAATCAAAGATTTTGACACAGGAGACCTTGTAAATGAAATTTACACATATGGTGAACAGACAATTGTTATGGAAGTTGGAGAAACTTCTTATGAAAAAACTCCTGTCCAAAAGATTGCAGAGCGCGAAATAATAAAAGAAATCAAAAAAACAGTTCCTAAAGCCCATATTGAAGTTGAAATGAAATCAGATAAACGTGCAACAGTTTGGATGGATGAAGAACACATCCCGCGATTAATTGGTAAAAAAGGAAAAACCATAGATGAAGTTGAAAAAAGAATAGGTATAAGCATAGGTGTTGAACCATTTAAAGCCCCTCAAATCGGGGAAAAATTTGGAGTTGATGTTGAAATTGCAGGAAATTATGTGGTTTTAAACTTTGGCAAAGACGCTATTGGCACACCATTTGATATTTTAGTGGATAAAGAATATTTATTTACAGCTACAGTTGGTAAAAAAGGAACAATTAAAATTAAAAAAGATATAGAACTTGCAACCATAATATTAGAAGCCCTTAAAAATGGAATAAACATTGAAGCAAGAATAAGGAATGAATAATCTATCTATTCATTTAAATTCTTTTTTTTAAAAATTAACTAATCAATAAAGCGATATTATGAAAATAGGAGTTTCAACATTAGCATTATTTCCTATGAATTTTGAGGAAATATTGAATTATCTAGAACAGATTAATGTGGAATATTGTGAAATAATAAAGGAATATCCATATGAATGTGTAGATTATAAGCTTGTAAATTCTTATAATTTTAAAACAAGTGTACATGCGCCTCTTTCTGATTTAAATATTGCATCTTTAAATGAAACCATAAGAAAAGCTTCAGTTAGGGAAGTGAAAGAATCAATGGATTTAGCTTCAAAAATTGGTTCAGATGTGGTGGTTGTGCATCCTGGACAAATGGCATTTTTAACAC includes these proteins:
- a CDS encoding TatD family hydrolase, translating into MENIIITDNHIHVDPINGEGPLEVAKKFRRAGGNVMIIPNKPTWTVGKSCSFKDAMELVIKYVNEINENTDVRAFAVVGAHPAELSRLIKEGIKLKKAEQMMKDAFKTAQMLITEGKAIGIGEIGRPHYEVSPEELQIHNNLILYAMELAADADCAIQLHTESAAEEQFLEFAEIADKAGLARYKVIKHFSGPLVNKEENHSLTPSLIATRDVVTKGLKKGNGFLMETDYLDMKSRPGAVLGPKTVPRRTNELLRNETMTEDDAYKIHVETVKKVYGIDID
- the aroE gene encoding shikimate dehydrogenase is translated as MITGKTNVVGIIGNPVEHSMSPIMHNAAFKYLNMDYVYIPFLVDKNRLSTAIMGAKSLNIKGLNVTIPHKTDVIKYLDSLDTAAELIGAVNTIKFTGDHAKGYNTDGIGAVNAIEEIKSVKNKKIVVLGAGGAARAVSFQILLNGADKLVIANRTPENALDLQKDIIEKLDGNVECIGLGKKLENHLLNADILINTTPIGMYPNIDQEPLVKSNMMHENLVVNDLVYNPLKTGLLVEAQKAGAIPLSGIKMLIYQGMASFKIWTDINPPFDVFKKALDQI
- a CDS encoding RNA ligase partner protein, which codes for MPVKQRFVLDTTAFTDNKLRDEFGEGQLTNTANFLIDLIAESRIKLNMSCHMPPITYKELVDYLGRYECPEEVLVKAETWIVKKSPNRYDTKIPSEIFYEYVQDMRERMNKGMRISENAIWESAAESMVMLSRGEKKSDIELNIVGNAIKDFRKKYRAALRKGTLDSAPDLDVLLLAKELGAGVVAADEGIKVWAERLGLRFLSAKSFPKMVNEYLKYYELKNP
- a CDS encoding histidine--tRNA ligase; this encodes MEISRPRGTRDFLSKEMKQRKHVENTLKKVFENYGYGEIKTPIFEDLTLFTEKSGEAIKEEIYHFKDKKKRDLALRPELTAPVARLYLNELQKHVKPIKMYYFGSCFRYERPQAGRFRQFWQLGCELIGGKSPEAEAEVITMAAHCLDEIGLKDYEFHIGSLGIIRSLLNDAGISGEEQGQIMGLVDKGDVEELQKFLNNMETSASLKEILLQLIEIKGHNEVIDEVKNIIKNCDEAYNALNDLENLLNHLEAFGFSNYIVNMGIARGLDYYTGIVFEIYVHGLGAQKQISGGGTYNLIEIFGGEQVESTGFAFGFDRVMEALKKQDVVIPVENNVDVFVAPFSDDMRKESFKITQNLRRNGISADVDLARKKIKKVLAYADNLGVKYVVLVGARDIADGKVALKDMESGDQELIDLDRLSQELMDKIQG
- the hisI gene encoding phosphoribosyl-AMP cyclohydrolase, yielding MDIGESNLNFRHKIGDQDLIIAIAQDYKSNKVLMVAYMNREAFQKTVETKKAHYWSTSRQKLWLKGESSGNFQNVKEIYVDCDEDAVLIKISQKGGACHEGYESCFFRKLENNKLEVVGKKVFNPDEVYKS
- the tadA gene encoding Flp pilus assembly complex ATPase component TadA, with product MRIVPDTSVIVDGRITKIVQKEEFKGCEVVIPEAVVSELENQANRGRETGFNGLEELKNLQNLYSEGAIDLIYVGKRPTLEQISLARGGEIDAMIRDTAQDNEATLITSDKVQTEVAKAQGLDVMYMQPEMLEYKDLELTKFFDENTMSVHLKEDVIPMAKKGTPGNIKLVKIGSKPIKYHQIESMAREIVERTKSDFKSFIEIEMEGATVVQFREYRISIARPPFSDGFEITVVRPVAKVSLSNYRLPDKLIERLRERAKGVLIAGPPGAGKTTFAQAIAEFYSRDLNSVVKTMESPRDLQVGAEITQYAPLERSMEKTADILLLVRPDYTIYDELRKTRDFRIFADMRLAGVGMIGVVHATRPIDAIQRVIGRVELGIIPSIVDTTIFINEGNVAAVYDVSLTVKVPSGMLEADLARPVIEIKDFDTGDLVNEIYTYGEQTIVMEVGETSYEKTPVQKIAEREIIKEIKKTVPKAHIEVEMKSDKRATVWMDEEHIPRLIGKKGKTIDEVEKRIGISIGVEPFKAPQIGEKFGVDVEIAGNYVVLNFGKDAIGTPFDILVDKEYLFTATVGKKGTIKIKKDIELATIILEALKNGINIEARIRNE